A window of Marispirochaeta aestuarii contains these coding sequences:
- a CDS encoding carotenoid biosynthesis protein, translating into MNLSRAYKDYRIAAIVTALFYAVGIAGHIYQPALPLMIALTPWVLLIFGALVILQVNPQPQRRALLWIGGTYLFTFVMEALGVATGLIFGGYVYGDSLGIQLFQVPVVIGFNWTIIVLALSGEIFRLVRNPITGGLLAGLGAVLFDWIMEPAAISLDYWHWDQGGIPLQNYLAWFGIAALCSWVYGRLRIQTESRLGILYVLIQLIFFVALRAAAVQFP; encoded by the coding sequence ATGAATCTCTCCCGGGCTTACAAGGATTACCGAATCGCAGCCATTGTAACAGCCCTGTTCTACGCCGTCGGAATCGCAGGGCACATCTATCAGCCTGCACTGCCCCTGATGATCGCTCTGACTCCCTGGGTGCTGCTTATCTTCGGAGCTCTGGTCATCCTTCAGGTCAATCCTCAGCCGCAGCGAAGGGCACTGCTCTGGATCGGCGGAACCTATCTTTTTACCTTTGTCATGGAAGCCCTGGGTGTCGCCACGGGCCTCATCTTCGGAGGCTATGTATACGGTGACAGCCTGGGGATCCAGCTGTTCCAGGTTCCCGTGGTCATCGGCTTCAACTGGACAATCATAGTGCTGGCCCTCTCGGGAGAAATCTTTCGCCTGGTCAGAAACCCGATTACGGGGGGACTGCTTGCCGGTCTGGGAGCAGTACTGTTCGACTGGATTATGGAACCCGCAGCCATCTCTCTGGATTACTGGCACTGGGACCAGGGCGGCATTCCTCTGCAGAACTATCTTGCCTGGTTCGGCATAGCCGCTCTCTGTTCCTGGGTGTACGGCAGACTCCGCATCCAGACCGAATCGCGTCTTGGGATCCTCTATGTGCTGATTCAGCTGATCTTTTTTGTCGCCCTGCGGGCTGCGGCAGTTCAATTTCCCTGA
- a CDS encoding lycopene cyclase domain-containing protein — protein MNLYLLINLLVVLFPLLHSFDRRVVFYRQWAAAFKAILPVAAVFIAQDIYATAAGHWSFSPRYAGTLKILGLPPGEWLFFLSVPFASIFVYACVRGYQREKTLPVPRGSALVLAGIALIGAGLFHGRGYTFWVMLLTSLAFLVLRLLQPRLLRSLNFWTAIVISYLAFALVNGVLTAVPVVSYGPEANWGLRIGSIPLEDFFYSFALLSLNFSLFRLFLDGNQGPSPQDGSYTGPEGQGSTDRPLAPYRFMERKDR, from the coding sequence GTGAATCTATACCTGCTGATCAATCTGCTGGTGGTTCTTTTCCCACTGCTCCATTCATTTGATCGGCGGGTCGTATTCTACCGTCAATGGGCGGCGGCCTTCAAAGCGATTTTGCCAGTTGCGGCAGTCTTTATCGCCCAGGACATATACGCCACTGCCGCAGGGCACTGGAGTTTTTCTCCCCGCTACGCAGGGACGCTGAAGATTCTGGGACTGCCCCCCGGGGAATGGCTCTTTTTTCTATCCGTTCCCTTCGCTTCCATTTTCGTGTATGCCTGCGTACGGGGCTATCAGAGGGAAAAGACCCTGCCGGTACCCCGGGGCAGCGCACTGGTCCTGGCGGGTATTGCCCTTATCGGGGCCGGCCTGTTTCATGGAAGGGGCTACACGTTCTGGGTAATGCTCCTTACTTCCCTGGCCTTTCTGGTACTTCGGCTTCTTCAGCCGCGCCTTCTGAGGAGTCTCAATTTCTGGACAGCCATCGTCATCAGCTATCTTGCCTTCGCCCTGGTAAACGGAGTGCTCACAGCGGTGCCTGTGGTCAGCTACGGTCCGGAAGCGAACTGGGGACTTCGCATCGGGTCCATTCCCCTGGAGGACTTCTTCTACAGCTTTGCTCTCCTGAGCCTCAATTTTTCCCTCTTCCGTCTTTTCCTCGACGGGAATCAGGGACCATCCCCGCAGGACGGCTCGTACACTGGTCCGGAAGGACAGGGTTCCACCGACAGGCCCCTTGCACCCTACCGTTTTATGGAGAGAAAGGACCGATAG
- a CDS encoding phytoene desaturase family protein, producing MGTRALVIGAGLGGIAAAGYLAAAGFDVEVFEQAEGPGGKAGSEMIGPYRFDTGPSLLTMPFVFDEWFESLGMRRSEHLGFVPLAPITRYFFSDGSALQSYSQRELFLDEIRSHTRENPEHVHDYLEACRKIYATAGSIFLRNSLHEKETWLSREFLRALPGLPFIGAMTKMDSINRRYFTDPRLIQLFNRYATYNGSSPYKTPGTMTLIPHVEYNLGAFGVEGGIRAIPDSMYAAARVKGALFHFSSPVEKILTEGHRVRGIRVGGERIESSVVVSNADVLSTYEKLLTAPDSPEARRYRTLEPSSSGIIFYWGVKKSFPGLGLHNIFFSSDYPGEFRWIFEKGDLPEDLTIYINITSKLSTADAPGERENWFVLINAPADCGQDWQTITRKVRRRVLEKLSSRLGIEIPPLLEAEGILTPPEIESRTSSTHGSLYGIASNSISASFRRHRNRCRYPEGLYFCGGSAHPGGGMPLVVLSGIIAAKLAIKNRRP from the coding sequence ATGGGTACGCGGGCACTCGTAATCGGCGCGGGTCTTGGGGGCATAGCGGCGGCGGGGTATCTTGCCGCCGCCGGTTTCGACGTGGAGGTATTCGAACAGGCGGAAGGTCCCGGGGGCAAAGCGGGAAGCGAAATGATCGGCCCCTACCGCTTTGATACCGGTCCCAGCCTTCTTACCATGCCCTTTGTATTCGACGAGTGGTTTGAGTCCCTGGGAATGCGGCGTTCAGAACATCTGGGTTTTGTTCCCCTTGCACCCATTACCCGTTACTTTTTCAGCGATGGAAGCGCTCTGCAGAGCTACAGCCAGAGAGAGCTGTTTCTCGACGAGATCCGCTCTCATACCCGGGAGAACCCCGAGCATGTGCACGACTACCTCGAGGCCTGCAGGAAAATATATGCCACCGCGGGCAGCATCTTTCTCCGGAACAGTCTTCACGAAAAGGAGACCTGGCTGTCGAGGGAGTTTCTCCGCGCCCTGCCAGGGCTTCCCTTTATCGGCGCTATGACCAAAATGGACAGCATCAACCGTCGCTATTTTACCGACCCCAGACTCATCCAGCTTTTCAATCGTTACGCAACCTACAACGGATCAAGCCCCTATAAAACCCCCGGAACCATGACCCTGATTCCCCACGTGGAATACAACCTGGGGGCCTTCGGTGTCGAAGGCGGCATCCGCGCCATCCCCGACAGCATGTATGCCGCAGCCCGGGTGAAGGGAGCGCTTTTTCACTTCTCCAGTCCCGTGGAGAAGATCCTCACGGAAGGGCACCGTGTAAGGGGTATCCGGGTCGGAGGAGAAAGGATTGAATCGTCCGTTGTCGTCAGCAATGCCGATGTTCTGAGCACCTACGAAAAGCTGCTCACCGCACCGGATTCGCCGGAAGCCAGGCGTTATCGCACACTGGAACCTTCATCCTCCGGGATAATATTCTACTGGGGGGTAAAAAAGAGCTTTCCCGGGCTCGGTCTGCACAATATCTTCTTCTCCTCCGACTACCCGGGGGAATTCAGATGGATATTTGAAAAGGGTGATCTGCCGGAAGACCTGACTATATACATCAACATTACCTCCAAGCTCAGCACCGCGGATGCCCCCGGGGAAAGGGAGAACTGGTTCGTGCTGATTAACGCTCCCGCGGATTGCGGGCAGGACTGGCAGACGATTACCCGCAAGGTCCGACGCAGGGTGCTGGAAAAACTCTCTTCCCGGCTGGGGATCGAGATTCCACCCCTCCTGGAAGCAGAAGGGATCCTGACGCCTCCGGAAATTGAGTCCCGAACATCCAGCACCCACGGCTCCCTCTACGGTATCGCCTCGAACAGCATTTCCGCTTCCTTCCGCAGGCACCGGAACAGGTGCCGATACCCTGAAGGTCTTTACTTCTGCGGAGGCAGCGCCCATCCCGGAGGCGGAATGCCCCTGGTCGTGCTGTCGGGCATAATCGCGGCAAAACTCGCCATAAAGAACAGGAGGCCCTGA
- a CDS encoding ABC1 kinase family protein — protein sequence MYNRDVGWFVNRKKPKHIGKLGRYRAIISKLIAYGFEDFLMHLGLVKGPNIVRKLQHRRGAAVSHKDPMAIRLRYMLEDLGPTFIKLGQIMSLRTDILPEDYTAELSQLQTDALPLPVDDIRAEIEGSFNRSIEQIFRDFQEEPIASASIAQVHRGITIEGDEVAIKVRRPGITNLVEKDLSILRDLAQLAERYIPSLKIYGPVKIVDEFSRSIKMELDFFHEGRAFDLFRKSFSEEEGIIIPRVYWDYSNSRVLTMEYIPGITVGEFIEEKHSAEERRRYADLGVRYILTQIFKFGFFNADPHPGNFIITPEGKLSPLDFGMVGFIDRHMKEALFAIFEAFVRKDPNKIVQTFLRMDFIEEETSIHDLRHDLNNLINYYYSIPVAHIRAGKIIEDLSRIIRTFHISLPADLALTFKVILTAEGLGRELDPEYNIIEAAEPFLRDYMFERFRPKERFTDTLDFLTEAGTFVRGLPNDASMIMKKLRAGKLKLEVEIKGLDTTTRELDKSFNRLAFSIIIAGLLIGSSFMNQFEGGLKVFGFSIIALAGYFVAGILGLWLIIGIIRSGRI from the coding sequence TTGTACAATAGAGACGTGGGATGGTTCGTTAACAGAAAAAAACCTAAACATATCGGCAAGCTGGGACGCTACCGGGCCATTATCAGCAAACTGATTGCCTACGGTTTCGAAGACTTCCTTATGCACCTTGGTCTCGTCAAGGGACCGAATATCGTACGAAAACTCCAGCACCGCCGGGGTGCCGCGGTCTCCCATAAAGACCCCATGGCTATCCGTCTGCGCTACATGCTGGAAGATCTGGGACCAACCTTTATTAAACTTGGCCAGATTATGAGTCTGAGGACGGACATTCTGCCGGAAGACTATACTGCGGAACTGAGTCAGCTGCAGACCGATGCGCTTCCTCTTCCAGTGGATGATATACGGGCAGAGATCGAAGGGAGTTTCAACCGCAGCATCGAGCAGATTTTCCGTGATTTCCAGGAAGAACCCATCGCCTCCGCGTCGATTGCCCAGGTACACCGCGGTATTACCATCGAGGGAGACGAAGTCGCCATAAAGGTACGGCGGCCGGGGATCACCAACCTGGTGGAAAAGGATCTTAGCATTCTGCGGGACCTGGCCCAGCTGGCGGAGCGCTATATCCCGTCCCTGAAGATCTACGGTCCGGTTAAAATAGTCGACGAGTTCTCCCGCAGTATTAAAATGGAACTGGATTTCTTTCATGAGGGACGGGCCTTCGACCTCTTCCGCAAGAGCTTCTCAGAAGAAGAAGGCATTATCATCCCCAGGGTCTACTGGGACTATTCCAACTCCCGTGTACTTACCATGGAATATATACCCGGTATTACCGTTGGAGAGTTTATCGAAGAGAAACACAGCGCGGAGGAACGCCGCCGTTACGCGGACCTTGGGGTCAGGTACATCCTTACCCAGATATTCAAGTTCGGTTTTTTTAATGCTGATCCTCATCCCGGTAATTTTATCATCACCCCGGAGGGAAAACTCTCCCCCCTGGATTTCGGCATGGTGGGTTTTATTGACCGCCATATGAAGGAGGCCCTCTTTGCAATCTTTGAAGCCTTCGTCAGAAAAGACCCGAACAAGATTGTCCAGACCTTTCTGCGCATGGATTTCATCGAGGAGGAGACCTCCATTCATGATCTCCGCCATGATCTGAATAATCTGATCAACTATTATTACAGCATTCCCGTTGCACACATACGGGCGGGAAAGATCATCGAGGACCTCTCCAGGATTATCCGGACCTTCCACATATCCCTTCCCGCCGATCTGGCTCTTACCTTCAAGGTGATTCTTACCGCGGAGGGACTGGGCCGTGAACTCGATCCGGAGTACAACATCATAGAGGCGGCGGAACCCTTTTTGCGGGATTATATGTTCGAGAGGTTCAGGCCCAAAGAACGCTTTACCGATACCCTGGATTTCCTGACAGAGGCGGGGACCTTCGTACGGGGCCTGCCGAACGACGCCAGCATGATTATGAAAAAGCTCAGGGCCGGAAAGCTGAAACTGGAGGTGGAGATAAAAGGACTGGATACCACCACCAGAGAACTGGACAAATCCTTCAACCGCCTGGCCTTCAGCATTATTATCGCCGGGCTTTTGATCGGATCATCCTTTATGAACCAGTTCGAAGGGGGCCTCAAGGTATTCGGGTTTTCCATAATCGCCCTGGCCGGATACTTTGTAGCCGGCATCCTCGGGCTCTGGCTGATCATCGGGATCATCCGGTCCGGAAGAATATAA
- a CDS encoding phytoene/squalene synthase family protein yields the protein MEQHLQAQKLHRDIFKAGSKTYFNSSLFFPKKVREEVFILYAFVRVADNYVDAIPQDREGFNRFRENYRRAVKGEITGDPVTDSFVKLASLRDFDPLWTEAFFKSMEMDLHKKNYDSLEETLEYIYGSAEVIGLFMARIMGLPDEAHHPACRLGRSMQYINFIRDIAEDNSFGRRYLPLEESGLVSLKEEETRKKPEQFRRFMQLQTERYKEWQREAEEGYALIPRRYRIPIRTAGDMYTWSAGIIEQDPFIVYRRKVKPSRARIIASIAANLFRA from the coding sequence ATGGAACAGCATCTGCAGGCCCAGAAACTTCACAGAGACATCTTTAAAGCAGGAAGCAAAACCTATTTCAATTCAAGTCTGTTTTTTCCGAAGAAGGTGAGGGAGGAGGTCTTCATCCTCTACGCCTTTGTCCGGGTGGCGGACAATTACGTCGATGCGATACCCCAGGACAGGGAAGGGTTCAACCGCTTCCGGGAGAACTACAGGCGGGCGGTAAAGGGCGAAATCACCGGAGATCCTGTAACGGACAGTTTTGTGAAACTTGCCTCTCTCCGGGACTTTGATCCCCTTTGGACCGAGGCCTTTTTCAAATCCATGGAGATGGACCTTCATAAAAAGAATTACGACAGTCTTGAGGAGACCCTGGAATATATCTACGGCTCCGCTGAAGTCATCGGCCTTTTCATGGCCCGCATCATGGGACTGCCCGATGAGGCACATCACCCGGCATGCCGCCTGGGGCGGTCCATGCAGTATATAAATTTCATCAGGGATATTGCGGAGGACAACAGCTTCGGGCGGCGCTACCTTCCCCTGGAGGAGAGCGGGCTGGTCTCCCTGAAGGAAGAAGAGACAAGGAAGAAGCCGGAGCAGTTTCGCCGCTTTATGCAGCTGCAGACAGAACGCTACAAAGAGTGGCAGCGCGAGGCGGAGGAAGGCTATGCCCTTATTCCCCGGCGATACCGGATCCCCATCAGGACAGCGGGAGATATGTACACATGGAGCGCCGGAATCATCGAACAGGACCCCTTCATTGTATATCGACGGAAGGTAAAACCATCCAGGGCCCGTATTATTGCCTCCATTGCCGCAAATCTGTTCAGGGCCTGA